Proteins from one Deinococcus sp. AB2017081 genomic window:
- a CDS encoding carbohydrate ABC transporter permease, with protein MSAVSRPRPAVQARPRVSWRRPARLAVRYVLLVAILIFAIFPFVWTLAIALTDKRAGVSIYAFPASLWPRQVTLHNFVDVFNTFHLGAYLWNSVSITLMTVVGTLVVSSLAAYPLARFRFPGRNVIFTAIVATLVLPSETNFIVNTLTLKGMHLLGTHLGVVVPTIAGAFGIFLMRQAFLAIPTALMEAARLDGASELTILTRIMLPLTRPSLAALGIFTLVTTWNAYFWPMVVLSGAPEKVPLSVAVLKLKGQFNYDPFNIAAGSLFMMLPVLVVFLLAQRLFLRGMEGAVK; from the coding sequence GTGAGCGCCGTGAGCCGCCCGCGCCCGGCCGTGCAGGCCCGCCCGCGCGTGAGCTGGCGGCGGCCCGCGCGACTGGCCGTGCGCTACGTGCTGCTGGTCGCCATCCTGATCTTCGCGATCTTCCCGTTCGTGTGGACGCTGGCGATCGCCCTGACGGACAAGCGGGCGGGCGTGTCCATCTACGCGTTCCCGGCGAGCCTGTGGCCGCGGCAGGTCACGCTGCACAACTTCGTGGACGTGTTCAACACCTTCCACCTGGGCGCGTACCTGTGGAACTCGGTGTCCATCACGCTCATGACCGTGGTGGGCACGCTGGTCGTGTCGTCGCTGGCCGCGTACCCGCTGGCGCGCTTCCGCTTTCCCGGGCGGAACGTGATCTTCACGGCGATCGTGGCGACGCTGGTGCTGCCCAGCGAGACGAACTTCATCGTGAACACGCTGACCCTCAAGGGGATGCACCTGCTCGGCACGCACCTGGGCGTGGTCGTGCCGACCATCGCGGGGGCCTTCGGGATCTTCCTGATGCGGCAGGCATTCCTGGCGATCCCCACCGCCCTGATGGAGGCCGCGCGGCTCGACGGGGCGTCGGAGCTGACCATCCTGACGCGGATCATGCTGCCGCTCACGCGCCCGAGCCTCGCGGCGCTGGGGATCTTCACGCTGGTCACCACGTGGAACGCGTACTTCTGGCCGATGGTCGTGCTGTCCGGCGCGCCGGAGAAGGTGCCGCTGAGCGTGGCGGTGCTGAAGCTCAAGGGGCAGTTCAACTACGATCCCTTCAACATCGCCGCCGGGTCGCTGTTCATGATGCTGCCGGTGCTGGTCGTGTTCCTGCTCGCGCAGCGGCTGTTCCTGCGCGGCATGGAAGGAGCGGTCAAGTGA
- a CDS encoding SIS domain-containing protein has product MSLDRSAEPLMLREAREAPEVVERQAAYRAQVEEVARAIDAFAPAFVVTLARGSSDHAATTLRYGLETHLRLPVVSAAPSVAGVYGADVEYRGALVLAVSQSGGSPDIVETLLRARKGGALTVALVNVEGSPLANVADLVLPLHAGEERAVAATKSYLAALTLGARLLHALRPDAALAGALARLPDALREVIHGEALARQAAALLAGNDRPLVLGRGLHGGVAAETALKLQETAGVGALAFSTAEFAHGPARLAEPGTLAVCFQARDATAPLTAATYEGLHGYGATVLSIGAPLHDTDATVPTPPTGHALTDPAASALAAQLVIAHAALLRGQNPDAPPRLSKVTRTR; this is encoded by the coding sequence ATGAGCCTGGACAGGAGCGCCGAACCACTGATGCTCCGCGAGGCGCGCGAGGCCCCGGAGGTCGTCGAGCGGCAGGCCGCCTACCGGGCGCAGGTCGAGGAGGTCGCCCGCGCCATCGACGCCTTCGCGCCGGCCTTCGTGGTCACGCTGGCGCGCGGCTCGTCGGATCACGCGGCGACCACGCTTCGGTACGGCCTGGAGACGCACCTGCGCCTGCCCGTCGTGAGCGCCGCGCCCAGCGTGGCGGGCGTGTACGGCGCGGACGTCGAGTACCGGGGCGCGCTGGTGCTCGCGGTCAGCCAGTCCGGCGGCAGCCCGGACATCGTGGAGACGCTGCTGCGTGCCCGCAAGGGCGGGGCGCTGACGGTCGCGCTGGTGAACGTGGAGGGCAGCCCCCTGGCGAACGTGGCCGACCTGGTGCTGCCGCTGCATGCCGGCGAGGAGCGCGCCGTGGCGGCCACGAAGTCGTATCTGGCGGCCCTGACGCTGGGCGCGCGGCTGCTGCACGCCCTGCGCCCCGATGCCGCGCTGGCGGGGGCGCTCGCCCGCCTGCCCGACGCGCTGCGCGAGGTCATCCACGGCGAGGCGCTGGCGCGGCAGGCGGCGGCGCTGCTCGCCGGGAACGACCGCCCGCTGGTGCTGGGGCGCGGCCTGCACGGGGGCGTGGCGGCCGAGACCGCGCTGAAGTTGCAGGAGACGGCGGGCGTGGGCGCGCTGGCGTTCTCCACCGCCGAGTTCGCGCACGGCCCCGCGCGGCTGGCCGAGCCGGGCACGCTGGCCGTGTGCTTCCAGGCGCGCGACGCGACCGCGCCCCTGACCGCCGCGACGTACGAGGGCCTGCACGGCTACGGCGCAACCGTGCTGTCCATCGGGGCCCCGCTGCACGACACGGACGCCACCGTGCCCACCCCGCCGACCGGCCACGCCCTGACGGATCCGGCCGCGTCCGCGCTGGCCGCGCAGCTCGTGATCGCGCACGCGGCGCTGCTCCGCGGCCAGAACCCGGACGCCCCGCCCCGCCTGTCGAAGGTCACGAGGACACGATGA
- a CDS encoding MurR/RpiR family transcriptional regulator, with amino-acid sequence MSQTVPRPAPTQGVISRIRLHSHGLSPSLQRVAEHVVTHAETVVHQTITELATSVGVGEATITRLCHKLDFAGFHAFKIALASDVAGRESSAPAHPGDLAGQAAQVVKQTCRTLEDTGRLLDPLVMEDVAAALARAPRVDLTGQGNSGLVAQLFAHRLLRIGISATAYTDPHQSAVSISTLPRGGVVIALSSSGSTIDTVQHLRLAQSHGHYTVAITHRASSPITRYAKAVLFTSTQEEPLTDSVLDTLASQTLVLEVLYAALLARRPEAAAMLRVTAESVVEKKY; translated from the coding sequence ATGAGTCAGACGGTTCCCAGGCCTGCGCCCACGCAGGGCGTCATCAGCCGCATCCGCCTTCACTCGCACGGCCTGTCGCCGTCGCTGCAACGGGTGGCCGAGCACGTCGTCACGCACGCCGAGACGGTCGTGCACCAGACCATCACCGAACTCGCCACGTCCGTCGGTGTGGGCGAGGCGACCATCACGCGGCTGTGCCACAAGCTGGACTTCGCAGGCTTCCACGCCTTCAAGATCGCCCTGGCCTCCGACGTCGCGGGCCGCGAATCCAGCGCCCCCGCGCATCCCGGCGACCTCGCCGGGCAGGCCGCGCAGGTGGTCAAGCAGACCTGCCGCACGCTGGAGGACACCGGCCGCCTGCTCGACCCCCTGGTCATGGAGGACGTGGCCGCCGCGCTGGCCCGCGCCCCCCGCGTGGATCTCACGGGGCAGGGCAACTCGGGCCTCGTCGCGCAGCTGTTCGCGCACCGGCTGCTGCGGATCGGGATCTCGGCCACCGCGTACACCGATCCGCACCAGTCGGCGGTCAGCATCTCGACCCTGCCGCGTGGCGGCGTGGTCATCGCCCTGTCCAGCTCCGGCAGCACCATCGACACCGTGCAGCACCTGCGCCTGGCGCAGAGCCACGGCCACTACACCGTTGCCATCACGCACCGCGCCAGCTCGCCCATCACCCGCTACGCGAAGGCAGTGCTGTTCACGTCCACACAGGAGGAACCCCTGACGGATTCCGTGCTGGACACGCTCGCCTCGCAGACGCTGGTGCTGGAGGTGCTGTACGCCGCCCTGCTCGCCCGCCGCCCGGAGGCCGCTGCCATGCTGCGCGTGACCGCCGAGAGCGTCGTCGAGAAGAAGTACTGA
- a CDS encoding carbohydrate ABC transporter permease, whose protein sequence is MRVHWRQTLMSYTFLAPALVLLAVFTFYPLVYGAYLGFTEYTGARFAQGLGPKFTGLDNFRTLAGDPLFHTAIWNSVRYLLVVPILQLASLAVAVLVNRELPGMTWFRAAYYVPVVTSVSLAAVMFEWIFNREGVLNWVLTSLHLTTSQQAVGWLNSETWAFFAVMLVTFWRGFGYYMVLYLAGLQTIPQELEEAAVLDGANAWQRFWRVTVPLMRPTILLCTLLSTIAALRVLEEVLVLTNGGPLNSTYTALMYVYAKAFQGFDFNYGLASAAGLVVAVVALVISAVNFRLFRTDDVAEGA, encoded by the coding sequence ATGCGAGTCCACTGGCGGCAGACGCTGATGTCGTATACCTTCCTGGCCCCGGCGCTGGTGCTGCTGGCGGTGTTCACGTTCTACCCGCTGGTGTACGGCGCGTACCTGGGCTTCACGGAGTACACGGGGGCGCGCTTCGCGCAGGGGCTGGGGCCGAAGTTCACGGGCCTGGACAACTTCCGCACGCTGGCCGGCGATCCGCTGTTCCACACGGCGATCTGGAATTCGGTGCGGTACCTGCTGGTGGTGCCGATCCTGCAGCTGGCGTCGCTGGCGGTGGCCGTACTCGTGAACAGGGAGCTGCCGGGCATGACGTGGTTCCGCGCGGCGTACTACGTGCCGGTGGTGACGTCCGTGTCGCTGGCGGCGGTGATGTTCGAGTGGATCTTCAACCGCGAGGGCGTCCTGAACTGGGTGCTGACGTCCCTGCACCTCACGACCTCGCAGCAGGCGGTGGGGTGGCTGAACTCCGAGACGTGGGCGTTCTTCGCGGTCATGCTGGTGACGTTCTGGCGCGGCTTCGGGTACTACATGGTGCTGTACCTGGCGGGCCTCCAGACGATCCCGCAGGAGCTGGAGGAGGCCGCGGTGCTGGACGGCGCGAACGCGTGGCAGCGCTTCTGGCGGGTGACGGTGCCGCTGATGCGCCCGACCATCCTGCTGTGCACGCTGCTGTCGACGATCGCCGCGCTGCGGGTGCTGGAGGAGGTGCTGGTGCTGACGAACGGCGGGCCGCTGAACTCCACGTACACGGCGCTGATGTACGTGTACGCCAAGGCCTTCCAGGGCTTCGACTTCAACTACGGGCTGGCGAGCGCGGCGGGACTGGTCGTGGCGGTGGTGGCGCTGGTCATCTCGGCCGTGAACTTCCGGCTGTTCCGCACGGATGACGTCGCGGAGGGCGCGTGA
- a CDS encoding extracellular solute-binding protein encodes MKRTLTVLTLALGLSAAASAQAQTTVTFWTWYLSPKFDGYIKDTIAAFEKANPGIKVNWADKQDSMVQDFISSVNLGNAPDVVNLNIDETQKAAQNGFLRAASDLTSPATLKATFYPQSLANFTSGGKVYAYPWYGWLNEGVLLYNPDLFKKAGLTRAPRTTSELIANAKTIKDKTGAYAWVPALKDPNTASFLGYFYAEGLPIYAADGKAAFNTAAHAALLQQFVDLYKGGYVPEDAVRREAFQLATELYAQNRVAMIVGGPQALTRIKDTNPNLYASTVVTGAPLGKANVQTGGSMALVVPTASKNPAAAAKLAAFFTNNANQLAFAKVVPVVPTTAGAQSSTQFKTTSTDPVAKATALVGASGRYINPGYKAPGNSDDLYKNFNDNIEAALLGKKTAQQALTDSVTYWNANMKK; translated from the coding sequence ATGAAGCGCACCCTGACTGTCCTGACCCTCGCCCTCGGCCTCTCCGCCGCCGCCTCTGCCCAGGCCCAGACCACCGTGACCTTCTGGACGTGGTACCTGAGCCCCAAGTTCGACGGCTACATCAAGGACACCATCGCCGCGTTCGAGAAGGCCAACCCCGGCATCAAGGTCAACTGGGCCGACAAGCAGGACTCGATGGTGCAGGACTTCATCAGCAGCGTGAACCTCGGCAACGCGCCGGACGTCGTGAACCTGAACATCGACGAGACGCAGAAGGCCGCCCAGAACGGCTTCCTGCGCGCCGCCAGCGACCTGACCAGCCCCGCCACCCTGAAGGCCACCTTCTACCCGCAGAGCCTCGCCAACTTCACGTCCGGCGGCAAGGTCTACGCGTACCCGTGGTACGGCTGGCTGAACGAGGGCGTGCTGCTGTACAACCCGGATCTGTTCAAGAAGGCCGGCCTGACCCGCGCCCCGCGCACCACCAGCGAACTCATCGCCAACGCGAAGACCATCAAGGACAAGACCGGCGCGTACGCGTGGGTGCCCGCCCTGAAAGACCCCAACACCGCGTCGTTCCTGGGCTACTTCTACGCCGAGGGCCTGCCCATCTACGCCGCCGACGGCAAGGCCGCCTTCAACACGGCTGCCCACGCCGCGCTGCTCCAGCAGTTCGTCGACCTGTACAAGGGTGGCTACGTCCCCGAGGACGCCGTGCGCCGTGAGGCCTTCCAGCTCGCCACCGAGCTGTACGCCCAGAACCGCGTGGCCATGATCGTCGGCGGCCCCCAGGCGCTGACGCGCATCAAGGACACCAACCCGAACCTGTACGCCAGCACGGTCGTCACCGGCGCTCCCCTGGGCAAGGCGAACGTCCAGACCGGCGGCAGCATGGCCCTGGTCGTCCCCACCGCCAGCAAGAACCCCGCCGCCGCCGCGAAGCTCGCCGCGTTCTTCACCAACAACGCCAACCAGCTCGCCTTCGCCAAGGTGGTTCCGGTCGTGCCCACCACCGCCGGTGCCCAGAGCAGCACGCAGTTCAAGACCACCAGCACCGACCCCGTCGCCAAGGCCACGGCCCTGGTCGGCGCGTCGGGCCGGTACATCAACCCCGGGTACAAGGCGCCGGGCAACAGCGACGACCTGTACAAGAACTTCAACGACAACATCGAGGCCGCGCTGCTCGGCAAGAAGACCGCCCAGCAGGCGCTGACGGACTCGGTGACGTACTGGAACGCGAACATGAAGAAGTGA
- the nagZ gene encoding beta-N-acetylhexosaminidase codes for MTADLNPERALIVDLAGPDLSPAEGRWLRDHPVGGVCLFSRNLTTPERTARLVADIRGALGRDVLVALDQEGGAVLRRLDVPQPPTPQGLGVLDDEAAAYEAGQVAARGLLELGINWNYAPSVDVNVDPLNPVIGERSFGADPARVAALGVAWARGSEDAGVLSAVKHFPGHGDTRVDSHLALPVVAKSRAALEATEWVPFHAAVRAGLGSVMTAHILYPALDADRPATLSPALLTGVLRQEWGYDGVVVTDAMDMKAVADRYPDGRGAGLALAAGADAVLVCGHGDAGLHDVHARALHAAVRDGTVSGARVAEAVARLERAMARFPGTPRPYPADRQAADEALVDGWAARMLTWHGGPVRLDPAGPVLLLAPARPDVGGPYGDSLTGEALAGALRESFPRLVYVASDDVGAARRALEAHPDAPVLLATTERWGVPDGVRTLAEALAFRPTPALHVALWSPDAVEHVPLPAVVTHGFREANLRALAAALRG; via the coding sequence ATGACGGCTGACCTGAATCCCGAACGCGCCCTGATCGTCGATCTCGCCGGCCCCGACCTCAGCCCCGCCGAGGGCCGCTGGCTGCGCGATCACCCGGTGGGCGGCGTGTGCCTGTTCTCTCGCAACCTCACCACGCCGGAGCGCACCGCGCGGCTCGTGGCGGACATCCGGGGCGCACTGGGCCGCGACGTGCTGGTCGCCCTGGATCAGGAGGGCGGGGCGGTGCTGCGCCGGCTGGACGTGCCGCAGCCCCCCACCCCGCAGGGCCTGGGGGTGCTGGACGACGAGGCCGCCGCGTACGAGGCCGGGCAGGTCGCCGCGCGCGGGCTGCTGGAACTCGGCATCAACTGGAACTACGCGCCCAGCGTGGACGTGAACGTCGATCCGCTGAATCCCGTGATCGGCGAGCGCTCCTTCGGGGCCGACCCGGCGCGGGTGGCCGCCCTGGGCGTGGCGTGGGCGCGCGGCAGCGAGGACGCCGGCGTGCTGAGCGCCGTCAAACACTTCCCCGGGCACGGCGACACGCGGGTGGACAGCCACCTAGCGCTGCCGGTCGTGGCCAAGTCGCGGGCGGCGCTGGAGGCCACCGAGTGGGTGCCGTTCCACGCGGCGGTGCGGGCGGGCCTGGGCAGCGTGATGACCGCGCACATCCTGTACCCCGCGCTGGACGCCGACCGGCCCGCGACCCTGTCCCCCGCGCTGCTGACCGGCGTGCTGCGCCAGGAGTGGGGCTACGACGGCGTGGTCGTGACCGACGCGATGGACATGAAGGCCGTCGCCGATCGTTACCCGGACGGGCGGGGCGCGGGCCTCGCGCTCGCGGCCGGGGCGGACGCCGTGCTCGTGTGCGGGCACGGGGACGCCGGCCTGCACGACGTGCACGCGCGGGCGCTGCACGCGGCGGTGCGGGACGGCACCGTGTCAGGGGCGCGCGTGGCGGAGGCGGTGGCCCGGCTGGAGCGCGCCATGGCCCGCTTTCCCGGCACGCCCCGGCCGTATCCGGCGGATCGGCAGGCGGCCGACGAGGCGCTCGTCGACGGCTGGGCGGCGCGGATGCTCACGTGGCACGGCGGGCCGGTGCGCCTCGACCCGGCGGGGCCGGTGCTGCTGCTCGCCCCCGCCCGCCCGGACGTGGGCGGCCCCTACGGCGACTCCCTGACCGGCGAGGCGCTGGCGGGGGCGCTGCGCGAGAGTTTCCCGCGACTCGTGTATGTGGCGTCGGACGATGTGGGGGCTGCGCGGCGGGCGCTGGAGGCCCACCCGGACGCGCCCGTGCTACTCGCCACGACGGAGCGCTGGGGCGTGCCGGACGGCGTGCGGACGCTGGCCGAGGCCCTCGCGTTCCGGCCCACGCCTGCCCTGCACGTGGCGCTGTGGTCGCCGGACGCGGTGGAGCACGTGCCGCTGCCCGCTGTGGTCACGCACGGCTTCCGCGAGGCGAACCTGCGGGCGCTGGCGGCGGCGCTGCGGGGCTGA